The DNA window TAGTGGTGGCGTGGCAAGTGACGGATGGTCAAAGGCGCCGATCAACGCGTCGGGGCTGGCGGCGGTGAACGGAGAGTTCGCGCTGGTCGCAGACAGCATCAACTTGGGCGATTTCAAGCTGGGCAAGGTGCGGACGCTGGCCACGCTCGACCGCTCGCGGCTGGTCTTTGGCCTGCGCGAGGTGCGGGCCTATGACGGGCTGATCACGGGGCAGTTCGTGATGAACAACCGCTCGGGCCTGTCGGTGGGCGGCGACATGATTGCCACGGGCATCAACCTGAAGACATTTCTGGACGACGCGATGGATATCTCGCGCTTCGAGGCGAAGGCCGATGGCGAGGTGGATTTTCTGGGTGTCGGCGAAAGCGTGCATGCAATCATGAATTCTCTGAGCGGCGGCGGTGCGTTCAAGACCGGGCGCGGCGTGATCTCGGGCTTCGACCTCGACCGGCTGATGCGCTCGGGGAGCGGCACCGGGGGCACGACGGTGTTCGACACGCTGTATGCCACATTCACGATGGATGAGGGCAACCTGTTCAACGACGACCTGACGCTGAAACTGCCGCAGGCGAGCGCGGCAGGCGAAGGGCGCGTGGGGATGGGGGCGCGGGACATAGACTATCTGTTCACGCCGCGTCTGCTGGATGGCGGAAGCCGTGACGGGTTGGCCATTCCGGTCAAGATCCGGGGGCCGTGGGCCAACCCGAAGATCGCTCCGGATCTGGAAGCGGCAATTGACCTGAACTTCGAGGAAGAGAAGAAAGAGCTGGAGCGACAGGCCCGGGACGAGATCGAGCGCGAGGTCGAAAAACAGCTTGGGATCGAGCGGCAGGAGGGCCAGTCGCTGGAGGATGCGGCGAAGGACGCGCTGGAAGACGAGCTGGAGCGCGGCTTACTGAAGCTGTTCGATTGACGGTGCCGGAGCCACAGCCTAATCCGGTTTGCCCTTTGCCTGGAACATTTCCGAAAGGCGAATGTCGAGCTACGCTCGACTGGCGCGCGGCGTTTCGCGAAAATCTGTGGTTCAGGTTTTTCGCGAAACGCTTTAGGAGCCGGGCATGACACTGAATTCCGTGACCGAAGACTTTATCGCCCGCCTGCGCGGCGTGCTGCCCGAGGCGGCGTTTCGCGAGGTCATGCCATCCTACCTGGAAGAGCCGCGCGGGCGTTGGCAGGGGCAGGCGGGCGTGTTGGTCGCACCGGGAAGCACCGAGGAGGTCGCGGCCGTGGTGCGGGCCTGTGCCGAGGCTGGTGTGCCGGTGGTGCCGTATGGCGGTGGCACGGGGCTCGTCGGTGGGCAATTGTCGCCCGAGGGGCCGGTGCCGGTGCTGCTGAGCCTGGAGCGGATGCGGGCAGTGCGCGGCGTGTGGCCAGAGGAAAACGTGATGGTGGTCGAGGCGGGCGCGATCCTGCAAGACATCCATGCCGAGGCGGACGCGGTGGACCGGTTGTTTCCCTTGTCGCTGGCCGCCAAGGGCAGCGCGCGGATCGGGGGCAACCTAGCGACCAATGCGGGCGGTGTGAACGTGCTGCGTTATGGCAATGCGCGGGATCTTTGCCTGGGGCTCGAAGCGGTGCTGCCGGACGGGACGGTCTGGCACGGGCTGAAGCGGTTGAGGAAGGACAATACCGGCTATGACCTGCGCAACCTGCTGATCGGGTCCGAAGGCACGCTGGGGGTGATCACCGCGGCGGCGCTGAAGCTTTTCCCCAAGCCCGCCGGGGAAGGCACGGCTCTGATGGTGGTGGACAGCCCCGAGGCGGCGCTGAAGCTTTTGTCGATGGCGCGCGACCACATGGGCGAGGGGGTGTCGGCGTTCGAGCTGATGCATCGCGCCGGGTTGGACTTTTTGGCAGAAACCATGCCGGACATGCGCCTGCCGTTCGCCGAGTCGCCCGAGTGGTTCGTCCTGATCGATATCGGCTTGGCCAAGGGTCTTGATCCGGCAGAGGCGCTGGAGGCGCTGTTCGTCGAGGCGGCGGAGGCGGGATTGGTCAGCGATGGCATGATTGCCCAGTCCGAGGCGCAGCGGCAGGAGTTCTGGGAGGCGCGCGAGACGATCCCCGAGGCCAACCGTCGCATCGGCTCGATCAGCAGCCATGACATTTCCCTTCCGCTGAGCGCGGTGCCGGATTTTATCGGCAAAGGCAATGCGGCGCTGAAGAAGCTGGGGCCGTTCCGCATCAATTGCTTCGGGCATCTTGGCGACGGGAACCTGCACTACAACGTGTTTCCGCCCAAGGGCGAGGCGCGCGAAGCCTATACGGACCAGCGCGACGCCATCAAGCGGCTGGTGCATGATCTTGTACACGAGATGGACGGGTCGGTTTCCGCAGAGCACGGGATCGGGCGGCTGAAGGTCGATGACCTGGAGCGCTACGGCGATCCGGCGAAGCTGGCGGCGATGCGGGCGATCAAGGCGGCGCTGGACCCCGGAGGCATCATGAATCCCGGCGCGATTT is part of the Roseovarius sp. THAF9 genome and encodes:
- a CDS encoding FAD-binding oxidoreductase; the protein is MTLNSVTEDFIARLRGVLPEAAFREVMPSYLEEPRGRWQGQAGVLVAPGSTEEVAAVVRACAEAGVPVVPYGGGTGLVGGQLSPEGPVPVLLSLERMRAVRGVWPEENVMVVEAGAILQDIHAEADAVDRLFPLSLAAKGSARIGGNLATNAGGVNVLRYGNARDLCLGLEAVLPDGTVWHGLKRLRKDNTGYDLRNLLIGSEGTLGVITAAALKLFPKPAGEGTALMVVDSPEAALKLLSMARDHMGEGVSAFELMHRAGLDFLAETMPDMRLPFAESPEWFVLIDIGLAKGLDPAEALEALFVEAAEAGLVSDGMIAQSEAQRQEFWEARETIPEANRRIGSISSHDISLPLSAVPDFIGKGNAALKKLGPFRINCFGHLGDGNLHYNVFPPKGEAREAYTDQRDAIKRLVHDLVHEMDGSVSAEHGIGRLKVDDLERYGDPAKLAAMRAIKAALDPGGIMNPGAILKASSDRQ